The DNA window GGGGAAGCAAGGGGGATGACTTTAAAGCTGAAAACTGTGattaacttaaaataaaatgtttatttacaatTTATACATTCAAAGAGCTAAGTATAATGTGTACAAAGTATAATAGCAAAGCAATGTAACTGGTTTTAATGGCCTTTTTGACCATGATACTCAACAGACTGCTGCAGGCtactaaacaaaacaaaaaactagCTTTATATTATGTACTGATTTTGTTTGGTAAGCAGACCCAATCTTCAGCCACTAAGAATATGATCATAGCCCATTCCTCCCACCTTAATGGGTTCTTTGCCAGGCTCACTGTACAAGCTGCGTATCCTTCGATGCTCCTGTATCTTGTTGTCAGTGGGTATGTTCTGCACTTGCTCCCCCCTAAAGGTGGCGCTGTAGCTGGTCTCCAGGCTAGCCTTCTCTTCCACTGGGGGGGCGTACTGTGGTTTGGCTTTTATCGGCCTCACTGGCTTCACGTCAGCATAAGCTTTGAATTCATtccttaaaaaaagaaatggatgTAAGAAAAATACACAATAAGAAAACATGGAATCTATCAAGAAATCCTCCCAAGACTccaaaaataaaaccattaaaTTTTTGTAGTGTGCCATGAGATTTGTGTGATGCCAAGATAATGGTTGCTACTTACAGGACTGCAAATGGACCGCAATTTTCATTGACTTAATTAAgatataatccatccatccatccatccatccatccatccaatggACTGGTCAACAAACACAGTTGCCCTGTATAGGAAGGGCCAAAGTCACCTCCACCTGTTGAGGAGACTGAGGTCCTTCGGGGTGTGCAGAGAACTCCTACGGACTTTTTATGACACGGTAGTGGCCTCAGTAGTTCTCTATGCTGTTGTGTGCTGGGCAGGGAGTAGCTCggacagagacaggaaaaaacttaacaagcttgttaagaaagctggctctgtcctgggctgcaCACTGGACACCATCGAGGAGGTGGCGGACAGAAGGATAATACTAAAACTGTCATCCATTATGGATAACTCCTCCCACCCCCTGCACCACACTGTGGAGgctctgagcagctccttcagcacaAGACTGCTACACCCTCAGTGCAAGAAGGAGCGCTTCCGTCGATCATTCCTCCCCACAGCTATTAGACTTTacaacacatcactgcagtgaccACATAATCAGTATATATaatccctgtatatgtacatatgtgtgtatatatatgtatatgtgtgtgtgtgtgtgtgtgtgtgtatatgtatgtatgtatatatatatatatatttcagcagctgttatccatatacctagcattgtgtatatgtttctttttttcttacatttttacttatatatttttacagttttagaattttttttctattgtttttattatctgtattgttatttttttgctgatcctatggatcctgtcattttttgtactgtcttttttcattattgctgctgtttctcaaagaatttccccattgtgggattaataaagtctaaactaatctaatctaatccatccatccatctgcccaTTCAGTACTGGGTCATAGGATACATATAGTTAATGCAGAATAAATTATTCATCATGGTGTATCATTGTCTTAGAGTAACTTGCCAAACTAAATTCCATAATACGCAAACTTCACAGAGTATGTCACCAATATGATAATGTATATGTTTCACTACTTTAATAAAACATAGTTTAAACCAATGTCCATAGGCAAGGTGATATAGTGATCTATTCTTTGTATAAAGAAAGAAATTCCCCATAGTATACACTTCCTTCCATACACAAACCTATTATCCTAGTCTGGGTTGTGGGACGGGGTATAGACAGAAGGCTGTGGTATACCCTgtatgggacgccagtccatcatagggacCATACACAATAATACCCTATAAGATTTTAGAGATCTTTTGACTGCTAGGGGAAACAAGAGTATACCAACACAATATGGCAAGAACCTGAAAACCCCACACACTCTGGCAGTGTAAGGAACAGATCTAACCAATGAGCCACCACAGGCCACTCCTGCACACCAATATACTGAATACTGAGTGCAAATAAAAGTCAGCAATTTACATGAATCACAGGTCTGTGGACTGGAGAAAAAGTGGGATACTTGAGAACCATGCAATCACGTGAGACAGAGCACACAGTTCCATCACAATATTTAAAGCCACCAGCCTAGAAgtatgaggtgacagtgctaactCTACCAGCTTCATTTTAAACAAGATACAtgcatccatacatccatccattttctgtacttgcttgtcctatgcagggtcttGGGGGTCcaaagcctatcccagaagttaTGGGCTCAAGACAGGGAATAACTCAGAATGGGACATAAGATACATGCAAATTACGTTTGCAATGATAGTGGCAGCATAGGACCCAGGCCAAAATGCATGATAAGACTGACTAGTTATGCAGCAAGAATGAGAGAGATGCTGAGGATGTTTAAACATTCAGAGTATGGAAACACATTGCTTACTTGAATGGATTTTGTGCTAACTTGCACcaatttcaaaattttgatttcttgaatttttaaaaaatatttttgatccGTGTACATTTGATTCCATGCTACTGAAACCCACATAAAGCCCATTGTAATTTAATGTATTTCATTCAAAATGTCTGTCATCAAAGGAAAGGGGCAAAACTGAGATTCATAACCTTTCAGAATAATTAATTGCTGATGTTACTGTTAGAGTGCTGTAGTGGGTTATATTGCCTtatatttctgtgtgtctgcagtttGCTGGGCTGTGTGGGTTTTCACCCACAGCCCAAAGTCAAACAGTTAAGTGAAATGACATCTCTGAACTGTCTGTAGTGTCTGGGTGAGACCAATCTGCAGTTCAGGCCTGTGCCCCGCCCTTCTGTGCTGTGCTCCAGGCCTCCCCAGCAACCTTGTTCTGGATGTGGTTGGAAGATACACATTactgttaagattattattctaattctaatatctaaataaataactaTGTTGTGTTCGATATTAGATTTGCCAAGAAATATGGAAGAATCACAGCTTTTTTGATGACTGATTAAGAGCCAATAATTCCTGAAAAGCTGTTCATGTCAGACATATTAAACAGAGATCATATAAAAACAACCACAAGCATAAGGTGTCATCTAAAATATTCACACTTACTTATTTTCCAGGGCTCCTCTAGAGTTAAAAGCCCAACTATGCATTATCCTTAAGGCCTTTGGTGTCAAAGATTATGATAATGGAAGATATCTGATATCTAAAGAAATTTTCAATGTCAGGATCCCCAGAGATTTTGAATGTCAGGATATattataaaatttttaaatgtattactcAGTCTGATCTCCTGTAAATAACTAATGAAGGACTTAGATGTCACatattaattaaatatgtaaaattacagttctcacagaaagtcttgatGCTTACTTAATTTgataaaaatgttgcaaatttatagatttcataacaaaagtccactGACATTCAATGTTCATGCATATGTCTTCTgtacagacattttcttttcattaagtgtcatgattttttttgttgttgattgATTCAATTtcctattaattgcaattgtagtaaTCAACTCCCAAAAGGATACCAAACACAAAtctttggtgttttatgttagtGTAAAGTTATTGCACCTAGTGAGcctgcttgtcaatggactttttaACTCAAAACTGACACTTggatttcaatttattactataCTTGAAACGAATGGTTTACTTAAAACTGCCGATTGTTTGTAaagtgtatgtgtatgtaaacTACTGaataacttaatattttaaaagtatttttgttataaaaccaatacatttgcaaTAGTTTTACAagaattaagcaagtgtcccaagactATCTGTGAGTACTGTTACTCTTCCTAAGACATTTTAAtggttatgtttatatttcgATGCTAATATGCATAGTAAAAAAACGTGTGGTCTATTTTACGCTGTCAGAATTTATGAATAATGAGGCTCAGACattattttactgtaaatgAAGAAATAGGACCATCGACTTACCTATACGAGCTTCCTGTGAATTCCTCCTTTATCTGCCTGTTCAGTGCATCTGCCACAGCCCTTCCTTTGCTCCCAACAACTTCACCCCTAGGTTGCAGGCCATCTGCTTTAACCTTTTCAAGTGACTTCTTCCcttgcttcttttttttctctctaatCTCCTTCTCCTGCACCTTGTCAGTAATTTCGCTCTTCTCCACACCACCGGCATCCTCCGCAGACGCAGCAGGACCGGCGTACCGAGACCTTTGCTCTGTGTCACTGGCCACAAAGCTGCTCGCACTAGGCTTGGGAATCCAAGGGTGGTCTCGCTTATTCGGAATCGGCCAAGGCTTGAAATCCTTCTGGTACTGCGTCTCATTATTGAAAGGGGTATGCGACGGATGATACTCGTTCTTGGGCTTGCAGCTTCGTTCCGGGCGGACTTTCCAAGCTTTGAAGTCCTGGCGCATTACAGATGAGCTCAACAATTGCGCAACATCAGCagcagctgaagcaccagctaCTCCTACCCGATTACTATGGGATGGCTGTGTTTCTATGGCCAGTCGAGACTGGGGATGCGGCTGTTTTCGCTGGTGCCGCACATGGAAATGCTGCTCATCGGTCACATCGGAATATTTTGTAAACACCAAAGGCACAGCGATGTCACCTTTGTCCAACTCACTCCAGAAACGGTTGATGCAACATGCCCTGGTAATGCAGGGCCAGGCCATTATTACCGTGGAAAATATCTAATGACTGTATTAAATCATGTATGCCGCGACAGCAATAGCACGAAATGTATTTCGATCGAATGCGTCCAGCGAGGAACAGATGGATCCTTGAATCTTGGATATGAGATGGAAAAACAATGTTCCTCTAAGACAAAAGAGTTCCTCCAAAAGCCCTTGCAAAAAGCAGAATTGCCCACGGCTTGATAATCTTCCAACAATTACATGCGAAATGAATGCATAATACAAATGACAAAATGGTGGGAAAATTGTAAAAAAGAAGATAATAAATCTTAAATCCCTTTGACGTCTTTTTCATGTAAACGAATAAGACATTTCTCTGTTTATACTATGGCAATAGAAAGAACGAAGGCGACCACAC is part of the Paramormyrops kingsleyae isolate MSU_618 chromosome 17, PKINGS_0.4, whole genome shotgun sequence genome and encodes:
- the LOC111833647 gene encoding microtubule-associated protein 6 homolog, encoding MAWPCITRACCINRFWSELDKGDIAVPLVFTKYSDVTDEQHFHVRHQRKQPHPQSRLAIETQPSHSNRVGVAGASAAADVAQLLSSSVMRQDFKAWKVRPERSCKPKNEYHPSHTPFNNETQYQKDFKPWPIPNKRDHPWIPKPSASSFVASDTEQRSRYAGPAASAEDAGGVEKSEITDKVQEKEIREKKKKQGKKSLEKVKADGLQPRGEVVGSKGRAVADALNRQIKEEFTGSSYRNEFKAYADVKPVRPIKAKPQYAPPVEEKASLETSYSATFRGEQVQNIPTDNKIQEHRRIRSLYSEPGKEPIKAERPSTPHSKPTKTTTPSCSKPVKKGKEKQLSSVRSAKKKEEDPKSAPTENDKKKSKEINNKLAEAKE